A genomic segment from Limibacillus halophilus encodes:
- a CDS encoding error-prone DNA polymerase — protein sequence MTAFAELQVTTNYSFLRGASHAEELATAAAAMGLRAIGVADRNSLAGVVRAHVAARQAGIGLLVGARLVLRDGLEIICYPRDRAAYGRLCDLLTRGKRRAGKGDCELHRSDLEALGGGQFLIVQPPRRPGGDFQPWLAGLAASHPGEVFLAAFRHYHAGELRRLAELARLAENSDCPLLASNDVAYHEPARKLLLDVLTCIREGCRIEASGFRLEANAERHLKSPEEMARLFVDYPEALTHSLDIVAGVDFSLDDLRYEYPEEIAPDGTSPGTRLAQLAWNGAARRYPGGVPDKVRAQIVHELELIAGLGYEPYFLTVYELVRFARERGILCQGRGSAANSAVCYCLGVTAVDPSRLDLLFERFMSSERGEPPDIDVDFEHERREEVIQHIYETYGRDRAGLTATVIRYRSRGALRDVGKVMGLSSDTLGALAGNIWGWSREEVPTAGLRAAGLDPDAPRLRQTLEIVRALIGFPRHLSQHVGGFVMTRGPLRELVPIENAAMADRTVIEWDKDDLDALGILKVDVLALGMLTCLRKGFDLLACHKGLHHNLASVPVEDSKVYDMLCRADSIGVFQVESRAQMSMLPRLKPRDFYDLVVEVAIVRPGPIQGDMVHPYLRRRSGAEKVCYPSDALRAVLEKTLGVPLFQEQAMKIAIVAAGFTPAEADQLRRAMATFKNTGTIHKFREKMVHGMVERGYDEDFAERCFRQIEGFGTYGFPESHAASFALLVYVSAWMKCHHPEVFAAALLNSQPMGFYAPAQIVRDAREHGVEVLPVDVNHSDWDYGLEPGSRGTLALRIGLRQIKGLAEAEAKRLVSVRGNGYPDIVTLWRRARLSNRTLEVLARADAFASLERDRRQALWEIKGLPDANPLPLFAAAQEEERGPEPVVTLPDLAPGQQVVEDYLSLRLSLRAHPLSFLRARLEREGWRDSRALKDSPDGCRLGLAGLVLVRQRPGTARGVIFATLEDEWGVANIVIWPDLFEKQRAVVMKSSLLAVQGRLQKEGLVIHLIADQLYDLSPRLAELEMPATAFAGASGRADEARHPTQDRRQARHPALHRSRDFH from the coding sequence ATGACAGCCTTTGCCGAGCTACAGGTGACGACCAATTATTCCTTCCTGCGGGGCGCGTCCCATGCTGAGGAATTGGCAACGGCGGCCGCAGCCATGGGCTTGCGGGCAATCGGTGTGGCGGATCGCAATTCGTTGGCCGGAGTGGTGCGCGCCCATGTTGCCGCCCGGCAGGCCGGAATAGGTTTGTTGGTGGGCGCGCGGTTAGTTCTGCGCGATGGCTTGGAGATCATCTGCTATCCCAGAGATCGAGCGGCTTATGGGCGCTTGTGCGACTTGTTGACCAGAGGCAAGCGGCGTGCCGGAAAGGGAGACTGTGAACTTCATCGGAGCGACTTGGAGGCATTGGGAGGGGGGCAGTTTCTGATCGTTCAGCCGCCGCGCCGACCAGGGGGGGATTTTCAGCCTTGGCTAGCGGGTTTGGCGGCCAGCCATCCGGGGGAGGTTTTTTTGGCCGCCTTCCGCCACTACCACGCCGGGGAGCTGCGGCGGCTGGCGGAGCTGGCGAGACTGGCCGAGAATAGTGATTGCCCGCTGCTGGCAAGTAACGATGTGGCTTACCATGAGCCCGCCCGCAAATTGCTGCTGGACGTTCTGACCTGTATCCGCGAGGGCTGCCGGATCGAGGCTTCGGGCTTTCGCCTGGAAGCTAATGCGGAACGCCATCTGAAATCTCCGGAGGAGATGGCGCGCCTCTTCGTCGACTATCCCGAAGCCCTGACCCACAGTCTGGATATTGTCGCGGGCGTAGATTTCTCCCTCGATGATCTACGCTACGAATACCCCGAGGAGATCGCGCCCGATGGAACTTCACCCGGCACGCGACTGGCGCAGCTTGCCTGGAACGGTGCGGCGCGGCGGTACCCAGGCGGTGTGCCAGACAAGGTTCGCGCGCAGATCGTGCATGAGCTGGAACTGATCGCCGGGCTTGGTTACGAGCCTTATTTTCTGACCGTTTATGAGTTGGTTCGTTTCGCGCGGGAGCGCGGCATCCTCTGTCAGGGACGGGGCTCGGCGGCTAATTCGGCGGTCTGCTATTGCTTGGGGGTCACTGCAGTCGACCCGTCGCGGTTAGATCTTCTGTTCGAGCGTTTCATGAGCAGTGAGCGCGGCGAGCCGCCCGACATCGATGTGGACTTCGAGCACGAGCGTCGCGAAGAGGTTATCCAGCATATCTATGAAACCTACGGACGGGATCGCGCGGGTCTCACGGCGACGGTGATCCGCTACCGCAGCAGAGGGGCGCTGCGCGACGTCGGCAAGGTCATGGGGCTTTCCAGCGACACCCTGGGCGCCTTGGCGGGTAATATCTGGGGTTGGAGCCGTGAGGAAGTGCCGACGGCGGGCTTGCGCGCGGCCGGATTGGACCCGGATGCACCCCGCCTGCGGCAAACCTTGGAGATCGTGCGGGCCTTGATCGGCTTTCCCCGCCATCTGTCGCAGCACGTCGGTGGCTTCGTGATGACGCGGGGGCCCTTGCGGGAACTGGTGCCGATCGAGAACGCGGCAATGGCCGATCGGACGGTCATCGAATGGGACAAGGACGATCTTGATGCGCTCGGTATCCTGAAGGTGGATGTGTTGGCGCTTGGCATGTTGACTTGTCTGCGAAAGGGTTTTGACCTGCTGGCCTGTCACAAGGGATTGCACCACAATCTGGCCAGCGTCCCGGTTGAGGACAGCAAGGTTTACGACATGCTCTGCCGGGCGGATAGCATTGGTGTCTTCCAGGTGGAGAGTCGGGCTCAGATGAGCATGCTGCCCCGGCTCAAACCGCGCGACTTCTATGACCTGGTGGTGGAGGTGGCCATTGTGCGGCCAGGGCCGATTCAAGGGGATATGGTACATCCTTATCTGCGTCGGCGAAGCGGCGCGGAAAAGGTCTGCTATCCCTCGGATGCGCTGCGTGCGGTGCTGGAGAAGACCCTGGGTGTACCACTGTTCCAAGAGCAAGCCATGAAGATTGCCATTGTCGCCGCCGGGTTCACGCCCGCCGAGGCGGACCAACTGCGTCGGGCCATGGCCACTTTCAAGAACACCGGCACCATCCATAAGTTCCGCGAAAAGATGGTGCATGGCATGGTAGAGCGCGGGTATGACGAGGATTTCGCCGAGCGTTGTTTTCGGCAGATTGAAGGTTTCGGAACTTACGGGTTTCCGGAAAGCCATGCGGCTTCTTTCGCGCTGCTGGTGTACGTCTCCGCCTGGATGAAGTGTCACCATCCAGAGGTTTTCGCCGCAGCCCTGTTGAACAGTCAACCGATGGGTTTCTATGCGCCGGCGCAGATTGTGCGCGACGCCCGTGAGCATGGCGTCGAGGTGCTGCCCGTGGACGTTAATCACAGCGATTGGGATTACGGTTTGGAGCCGGGATCGCGCGGGACGTTGGCGCTGCGCATCGGACTGCGTCAGATCAAGGGCTTGGCCGAAGCGGAGGCCAAGCGCCTGGTTTCGGTGCGGGGCAATGGTTACCCGGATATCGTAACGCTGTGGCGCCGCGCCCGCTTGTCCAACCGTACGCTGGAGGTGTTGGCCCGCGCCGATGCTTTCGCTTCGCTTGAGCGCGACCGGCGTCAGGCTTTGTGGGAGATAAAGGGTCTGCCCGACGCCAATCCCTTACCACTTTTTGCCGCCGCGCAAGAGGAGGAGAGGGGGCCTGAGCCGGTTGTGACGTTGCCCGACCTGGCACCCGGTCAGCAGGTGGTGGAGGACTACCTCAGCCTGCGCCTTAGCCTGCGTGCCCATCCGCTATCGTTTCTGCGGGCTCGGCTTGAACGCGAGGGATGGCGAGACAGTCGTGCGCTCAAGGATTCGCCGGACGGATGCCGACTCGGGTTGGCGGGATTGGTTCTGGTGCGCCAGCGTCCCGGAACGGCCAGAGGCGTTATCTTCGCGACCCTGGAGGATGAGTGGGGTGTGGCCAATATCGTGATCTGGCCAGACCTTTTTGAAAAGCAACGCGCCGTGGTGATGAAGTCGAGCTTGTTGGCGGTGCAGGGGCGGCTCCAGAAGGAAGGGCTCGTTATCCATCTTATCGCCGATCAACTCTATGACCTGAGCCCCCGTCTGGCTGAATTGGAGATGCCCGCGACGGCCTTTGCCGGGGCATCTGGTCGGGCAGATGAAGCCCGGCATCCGACACAGGATCGGAGGCAAGCGCGCCATCCAGCGCTCCACCGGTCCCGGGATTTTCATTAA
- a CDS encoding Y-family DNA polymerase, producing the protein MKRVLSLWLPRFATERYHLSPARNWEGQHRLPEAPFALTENERGLLRLSAVDRRAEAQGLTPGLPLTQARALLPGLVTLAHDRGAEKRRLEKLADWLERYSPWVALDESNEGAAGSAACWLDISGCAHLFGGEAMMGRDLLHRLEGWGLTVRLGLADTPGAAWAVARFATAAGEPLRIVPADGQRAALASLPIAALRLQEAEVELLGRFGLLQIGQLYELPPAGLAPRLGGAVQRRLRQALGAMAEPLSPRRAPLRFEARLGFSEPVAAVDDLAAAVEKLLQELCRTLQQADQGARRLLLVLHRVDASRQEIQIGVSKANRDPEHLGRLLADRQESFDPGYGVEVMTLAAGVTEPLSAEQMTLADRRKADRGETGGLLDRLLNRLGTGRVYSLEQRPSHWPEAAQVKREPTEKGDLPNAWRSTFDGQNPAGLRPLRLLPRPEPIETLALLPDHPPVRFVWRRVTHLVARAEGPERLLGAWWERPLTNENAARDAAREAGEPARLPQRDYYRVEDQEGRRFWLFRDGGDWFLHGLFG; encoded by the coding sequence ATGAAACGTGTGCTTTCTCTATGGCTGCCCCGCTTCGCGACGGAGCGCTACCACCTGTCTCCGGCGCGGAACTGGGAAGGGCAACACAGGCTTCCTGAGGCCCCCTTTGCCCTAACCGAGAACGAGCGCGGGCTACTGCGCCTATCGGCAGTGGATAGACGAGCCGAGGCTCAGGGTCTGACGCCGGGCCTGCCTTTGACCCAAGCGCGGGCGCTGCTACCTGGTCTTGTTACGCTCGCGCATGATCGGGGTGCCGAGAAACGTCGCCTGGAGAAGCTGGCGGATTGGTTGGAGCGCTACAGTCCCTGGGTCGCTCTGGATGAAAGTAATGAGGGGGCCGCGGGCTCGGCGGCTTGTTGGCTCGACATCAGCGGTTGCGCGCATCTGTTCGGTGGTGAAGCCATGATGGGCCGGGACCTCTTGCATCGCCTGGAGGGTTGGGGTCTGACGGTCCGATTGGGGCTTGCCGATACGCCGGGAGCAGCCTGGGCCGTGGCACGCTTTGCGACTGCCGCAGGAGAGCCGTTGCGGATTGTCCCGGCGGACGGGCAGCGCGCCGCCTTGGCGTCTCTGCCGATTGCAGCCTTACGACTGCAGGAGGCGGAGGTGGAATTGTTGGGGCGGTTCGGCCTGTTGCAGATCGGTCAGCTTTACGAGCTGCCGCCCGCCGGGCTGGCGCCGCGTCTGGGGGGAGCCGTGCAGCGACGCCTGCGGCAAGCTTTGGGGGCGATGGCTGAGCCTTTGTCGCCACGCCGCGCGCCGCTGCGCTTCGAGGCCCGGCTCGGGTTTTCGGAGCCGGTCGCCGCCGTGGACGATCTCGCCGCAGCGGTGGAGAAGCTGCTCCAGGAACTCTGCAGAACCTTGCAGCAAGCGGACCAGGGCGCGCGCCGTTTGCTTCTAGTTCTGCACAGGGTCGATGCCAGTCGGCAGGAGATCCAAATCGGCGTTAGCAAGGCGAACCGTGATCCAGAGCATCTCGGCCGTTTGCTGGCGGACCGGCAAGAGTCTTTCGATCCGGGTTATGGGGTCGAGGTCATGACCCTCGCAGCGGGGGTGACGGAGCCCCTGAGCGCCGAGCAGATGACCCTGGCGGACAGAAGGAAAGCGGACCGGGGTGAGACTGGCGGGCTGCTTGACCGCCTTCTGAACCGCCTTGGCACAGGGCGCGTCTACAGTCTGGAGCAACGACCGTCTCATTGGCCTGAAGCGGCCCAGGTTAAGAGAGAGCCCACGGAGAAAGGAGACCTTCCCAACGCTTGGAGAAGCACGTTTGATGGGCAGAATCCTGCGGGTTTACGCCCGTTACGCTTGCTACCGCGTCCCGAGCCGATCGAGACGCTTGCTTTGCTGCCGGATCATCCACCCGTGCGCTTTGTGTGGCGGCGGGTCACACACCTGGTGGCGCGGGCTGAAGGCCCCGAGCGTCTGTTGGGCGCCTGGTGGGAACGACCGCTAACGAACGAAAATGCGGCCAGGGATGCGGCCAGGGAGGCAGGCGAACCCGCAAGGCTGCCGCAGCGCGATTATTACCGTGTCGAAGATCAGGAAGGTCGGCGATTCTGGCTGTTTCGCGATGGCGGCGATTGGTTCTTGCATGGGCTTTTCGGTTGA
- a CDS encoding ImuA family protein has product MKILHLEGGGCSSSKRLKFGLKALDRLLPERGLPLAALHLFEPCRREWDDGVASAFATSLVRLFLQESNRQGPLFWVTRHDDLYGAGLLPFGVKPTDLLVVRAAGDAEVFWCLEEALTDSSPALVLGEIGKLGRIAARRLQLAAEASGIPCFLLLRSFTPPPEQKGSGAFSHWRLAPAPSTAGAAGQSSRTDNRLLGRPRWQVELLHCRGGRRGDCLMEWNDETCAFSMAAPLRDGALPPVSGAELGRATQAS; this is encoded by the coding sequence ATGAAAATTCTTCACCTTGAAGGGGGAGGATGCTCTTCCAGCAAGCGCCTGAAGTTTGGTCTGAAAGCTTTGGATCGACTGCTACCGGAAAGGGGGTTGCCGCTTGCGGCCCTGCATCTCTTCGAGCCTTGCAGGCGGGAATGGGATGACGGTGTCGCGAGCGCTTTTGCAACCTCTTTGGTGCGATTGTTCCTGCAAGAAAGCAATCGGCAAGGACCGCTCTTTTGGGTCACGCGACATGACGACCTCTATGGCGCCGGTTTGCTGCCCTTCGGTGTGAAGCCAACCGACCTTCTGGTTGTTCGCGCTGCTGGAGATGCCGAGGTCTTCTGGTGCCTTGAGGAAGCTTTGACGGATAGCAGCCCGGCCTTGGTGTTAGGCGAGATTGGCAAGTTGGGGCGCATTGCCGCCCGTCGCTTGCAGTTGGCGGCGGAAGCAAGCGGTATCCCTTGTTTTTTGCTGCTGCGGTCTTTCACGCCGCCGCCCGAGCAAAAGGGCAGCGGTGCTTTCAGCCATTGGCGCTTGGCGCCTGCGCCCAGCACCGCTGGTGCTGCGGGGCAATCCAGCCGCACCGATAATCGTTTGTTGGGACGGCCGCGCTGGCAGGTCGAGTTGCTGCATTGCCGGGGTGGGCGCCGGGGGGACTGCCTCATGGAGTGGAACGATGAAACGTGTGCTTTCTCTATGGCTGCCCCGCTTCGCGACGGAGCGCTACCACCTGTCTCCGGCGCGGAACTGGGAAGGGCAACACAGGCTTCCTGA